From the genome of Anopheles merus strain MAF chromosome X, AmerM5.1, whole genome shotgun sequence, one region includes:
- the LOC121598900 gene encoding uncharacterized protein LOC121598900 yields the protein MGDLLALLNEINSTETDMEFCEDFNRLQLILNNTNQFVRSFDRIVFHSGNEPYIIEVVARLLKYLRVQNYLDEENKVNGQYEPELRRITMYLLLNTDVSFRYDLEQDARVNHLLNSLPQLTKCLLMNCIWGLDLDRFFYEMLRYAPPWFSMQFIDQATASLDYGRPYEVLERVESMVVAIYFAICRTDVDLREVNRARHVDQQRTLGKLYDYVVEMLRFFNKPDVAKFERWSKLRKHRYFGFVVKHMFSMTMACLERYYRRPAIPVDPAMSVYQLMDDRHVHKPSPAEYSPASDATLLKINHCLLNTLEFCIMHVTLERFCYWAEIDLFGEGDEAVTLQQVIGESAYRLCEDLKSHKHFRHSILRHLTQFALRPKTLAEKATGLTLGALMARIDAAGTDEDRLVYLGEFLSRGGRVLDVAECLDTIEQHCRLLNGAHVRMMIEYDVREPVGDELEDEEEEDEERDELTDERVKLRELILRAVDGLPAPEFERLLCYTLDTFGPDFSRYERPDLVPSIVQLVNRLAEQQQTVPNVQQLLFQSPGKFFDRLVRALYAGGTGTSQERLAEAVVAIIAQHKTIAKRYMRPHLAALLTDEFELCRQPALSVFASRLFACGLYTPVEFVGQFLAKGLAESFQKNNRPALYELIRLYGAICPRCWATDEPNDGGDAAYESSEPKRSLMRRVARLLADILHMRRYHMAISEKVQEVGPDRATMVAAALEQLVATLRQMQKQFRDADKTEFLERMEQEVDASTLYYIHQFLYLEPPPPEVDDLLDGEFDDIPQPVEKKKEQPKQIAYEAFMYRTSLNPSSDENDILSHLLMVFPRCILPEVLALARDKRVGTYIPAMADLGLTHILKGSKHGGLIRHCASNFIACLLQVLLPAQVKRGRGIDDACQNAIRIVLQHLSTLEPCHDRDQARAALSADLAELYRYVRTVAPSVALLDQLKACLTDGCYEQEQRNDGEEQQQQQQEEKMEQEAKEVEEEVGGTEDMDTSEKKEQNS from the exons ATGGGAGACCTGCTCGCGTTGCTAAATGAGATCAACAGTACCGAGACGGACATGGAGTTTTGCGAAGATTTCAACCGGCTGCAGCTTATCCTGAACAACACCAACCAGTTCGTCCGCTCGTTCGACCGGATCGTCTTTCACAGCG GAAATGAGCCGTACATCATCGAGGTGGTCGCCCGGCTGCTCAAGTATCTGCGCGTCCAGAACTATCTCGACGAGGAGAACAAGGTGAACGGGCAGTACGAGCCGGAGCTGCGCCGGATCACGATGTACCTGCTGCTCAACACGGACGTCAGCTTCCGGTACGATCTCGAGCAGGACGCGCGCGTCAACCATCTGCTCAACAGCCTGCCCCAGCTGACCAAGTGCCTGCTGATGAACTGCATCTGGGGCCTGGATCTCGACCGGTTCTTCTACGAGATGCTGCGGTACGCGCCGCCCTGGTTCTCGATGCAGTTCATCGACCAGGCGACCGCGAGCCTCGACTACGGCCGCCCGTACGAGGTGCTCGAGCGGGTCGAGTCGATGGTGGTCGCGATCTACTTCGCCATCTGCCGCACGGACGTCGACCTGCGCGAGGTCAACCGGGCCCGGCACGTCGACCAGCAGCGCACGCTCGGCAAGCTGTACGACTACGTGGTGGAGATGCTGCGCTTCTTCAACAAGCCGGACGTGGCCAAGTTCGAGCGGTGGTCGAAGCTGCGCAAGCACCGCTACTTCGGCTTCGTGGTGAAGCACATGTTCAGCATGACGATGGCCTGCCTGGAGCGGTACTACCGCCGGCCGGCCATCCCGGTCGATCCGGCGATGTCGGTCTACCAGCTGATGGACGACCGGCACGTGCACAAGCCGTCCCCGGCCGAGTACTCGCCCGCGTCGGACGCGACGCTGCTCAAGATCAACCACTGTCTGCTGAACACGCTCGAGTTCTGCATCATGCACGTGACGCTCGAGCGGTTCTGCTACTGGGCCGAGATCGACCTGTTCGGCGAGGGGGACGAGGCGGTCACGCTGCAGCAGGTGATCGGCGAGTCGGCGTACCGGCTGTGCGAGGACCTCAAGTCGCACAAACACTTCCGCCACAGCATCCTGCGCCACCTGACGCAGTTCGCGCTGCGGCCGAAAACGCTCGCGGAAAAGGCGACCGGCCTGACGCTGGGCGCGCTGATGGCGCGCATCGACGCCGCCGGCACGGACGAGGACCGGCTGGTGTATTTGGGCGAGTTTCTGTCGCGCGGTGGGCGCGTCCTGGACGTTGCGGAGTGTCTCGACACGATCGAGCAGcactgccgcctgctcaacgGGGCGCACGTGCGCATGATGATCGAGTACGACGTGCGCGAACCGGTTGGGGACGAGctggaggacgaggaggaagaggacgaGGAGCGGGACGAGCTGACGGACGAGCGGGTCAAGCTGCGGGAGCTCATCCTGCGTGCGGTGGACGGGCTGCCCGCGCCCGAGTTCGAGCGGCTGCTCTGCTACACGCTCGACACGTTCGGGCCGGACTTTAGCCGCTACGAGCGGCCCGACCTGGTGCCGTCCATCGTGCAGCTGGTGAACCGGCtggcggagcagcagcagaccgTGCCGAacgtgcagcagctgctgttCCAGTCGCCGGGCAAGTTCTTCGACCGGCTGGTACGGGCGCTGTACGCGGGCGGGACGGGCACCTCCCAGGAGCGGCTGGCGGAGGCGGTGGTCGCGATCATCGCGCAGCACAAAACGATCGCCAAGCGGTACATGCGCCCGCACCTGGCCGCCCTGCTGACGGACGAGTTCGAGCTGTGCCGCCAGCCGGCGCTCAGCGTCTTCGCTAGCCGGCTGTTTGCGTGCGGCCTGTACACGCCGGTCGAGTTCGTGGGCCAGTTCCTGGCGAAGGGTTTGGCCGAATCGTTCCAGAAGAACAACCGGCCGGCACTGTACGAGCTGATACGCCTGTACGGTGCGATCTGTCCCCGGTGCTGGGCGACCGACGAGCCGAACGACGGCGGCGATGCCGCGTACGAGTCGAGCGAGCCGAAGCGGTCGCTGATGCGCAGGGTCGCCCGGCTGCTGGCCGACATCCTGCACATGAGACGCTACCACATGGCCATCAGCGAGAAGGTGCAGGAGGTCGGGCCGGATCGTGCCACAATGGTGGCGGCCGCGCTCGAGCAGCTGGTCGCCACGCTCCGGCAGATGCAGAAGCAGTTCCGCGACGCAG ACAAGACGGAGTTTCTCGAGCGCATGGAGCAGGAGGTGGACGCCAGCACGCTCTACTACATCCACCAGTTTCTGTATCTGGAGCCACCGCCGCCGGAGGTGGACGATCTGCTGGACGGCGAGTTCGACGACATACCGCAGCCGGtggagaaaaagaaggagCAACCGAAGCAGATTGCGTACGAGGCCTTTATGTATCGCACTTCGCTCAACCCGTCCTCGGACGAGAACGACATCCTGAGTCACCTTCTGATG GTATTTCCCCGCTGCATACTGCCGGAGGTGCTGGCGCTCGCCCGGGACAAGCGGGTCGGTACGTACATTCCAGCGATGGCCGACCTGGGACTGACGCACATCCTGAAGGGCTCGAAGCACGGCGGCCTGATACGCCACTGTGCCAGCAACTTCATCGCCTGTCTGCTGcaggtgctgctgccggcccAGGTCAAGCGCGGTCGCGGTATCGACGACGCGTGCCAGAACGCGATCCGGATCGTGCTGCAGCATCTGAGCACGCTGGAGCCGTGCCACGACCGGGACCAGGCACGGGCAGCGCTGAGCGCCGATCTGGCCGAGCTGTACCGGTACGTGCGGACGGTCGCACCGTCGGTCGCCCTGCTGGACCAGCTCAAGGCCTGCCTGACGGACGGGTGCTACGAGCAGGAGCAGCGTAACGACGgcgaggagcagcagcagcagcagcaggaggagaaAATGGAGCAGGAAGCGAAGGAGGTGGAGGAAGAGGTGGGAGGGACAGAGGACATGGACACGAGCGAAAAGAAGGAGCAAAATTCGTAA